One part of the Halobacteria archaeon AArc-dxtr1 genome encodes these proteins:
- the ribB gene encoding 3,4-dihydroxy-2-butanone-4-phosphate synthase, translating to MGGHPTSAGPDGRDADVATSGAVDDRPADGSAAVDSAVAAMAAGDPVLVHDAADREGETDLIYHAGAVTPGAVARMRNDAGGLICAALTDSVADAFDLPFLADAVDHPATVGDDLGYDDRPSFSLTVNHRDTYTGVTDDERSLTIRALADAADDPEAFDFAATFRVPGHVQLLRAAPDLLAEREGHTELGLALAEAADLPPAIVVCEMLADDGGARSPASAREYADRYDLPYVEGRGIISHLG from the coding sequence ATGGGTGGCCACCCCACGAGCGCCGGTCCCGACGGACGCGACGCCGATGTCGCTACGTCTGGTGCGGTCGACGACCGGCCAGCCGACGGCTCCGCTGCCGTCGACAGCGCGGTCGCGGCGATGGCCGCGGGCGACCCGGTCCTCGTTCACGACGCGGCCGATCGCGAGGGTGAGACGGATCTCATCTATCACGCTGGCGCCGTCACGCCCGGCGCCGTCGCCCGCATGCGAAACGACGCCGGCGGACTCATCTGTGCAGCACTAACTGACTCCGTCGCCGACGCATTCGATCTCCCCTTCCTCGCCGACGCGGTCGACCACCCCGCGACGGTCGGCGACGACCTCGGTTACGACGATCGCCCCTCGTTCTCGCTCACAGTCAACCACCGCGACACCTACACCGGGGTCACCGATGACGAGCGTTCACTGACCATTCGGGCGCTGGCCGATGCGGCCGACGATCCCGAGGCGTTCGACTTCGCAGCCACGTTTCGTGTTCCCGGTCACGTCCAGCTGTTGCGGGCTGCCCCCGATCTGTTGGCTGAGCGTGAGGGTCACACCGAACTCGGCCTCGCGCTGGCCGAGGCTGCCGATCTCCCGCCAGCGATCGTCGTCTGTGAGATGTTAGCCGACGACGGTGGCGCTCGCTCGCCGGCTAGCGCCCGCGAGTACGCCGATCGCTACGACCTCCCCTACGTCGAAGGGCGGGGCATCATCTCACATCTCGGATAA
- a CDS encoding CTP-dependent riboflavin kinase, protein MSLRAESAVGPDELAALKLLALEGGRSGDVKISCAVLGERLDASTQTASRRLRRLEDAGALERDTVSDGQWVAITDAGERRLRAEYEQYRRIFEADDEIDLDGTVTGGMGEGRHYISLSGYQRQFEERLGYEPFPGTLNVDLDAESVRRRGAISSLDPVPIDGWEDDERTYGPAVCYPATVETATGETYDGAHTIAPDRTHHDEDQLEVIAPHKLRDELDLADDDHITVTVSAGGDR, encoded by the coding sequence ATGTCACTGCGAGCCGAGTCTGCCGTCGGCCCTGACGAGTTGGCCGCGCTGAAGCTGCTGGCGCTCGAAGGCGGCCGTTCCGGCGACGTCAAAATCTCCTGTGCGGTGCTGGGCGAGCGCCTCGACGCCTCGACCCAGACCGCCTCGCGACGCCTCCGTCGACTCGAGGATGCGGGTGCCCTCGAACGCGACACGGTTAGCGACGGCCAGTGGGTCGCGATCACTGACGCCGGCGAGCGCCGACTTCGGGCCGAGTACGAGCAGTACCGCCGAATCTTCGAGGCCGACGACGAAATCGATCTCGACGGCACCGTCACTGGCGGGATGGGTGAGGGTCGCCACTACATCTCTCTGTCGGGCTACCAGCGCCAGTTCGAGGAGCGTCTGGGGTACGAGCCGTTTCCCGGCACGCTAAACGTCGATCTCGACGCAGAGAGCGTTCGTCGGCGCGGAGCGATCTCCTCGCTGGATCCGGTCCCGATCGACGGCTGGGAGGACGACGAACGCACGTACGGTCCAGCGGTCTGTTACCCGGCTACGGTCGAGACGGCGACGGGTGAGACCTACGACGGTGCCCACACGATCGCCCCCGACCGGACTCACCACGACGAGGACCAACTCGAGGTGATCGCCCCACATAAACTCCGCGACGAACTCGATCTGGCCGACGACGACCACATTACCGTCACCGTCTCTGCCGGGGGTGACCGGTAA
- a CDS encoding histidine kinase yields MTIRSFIEARGRPDRRLAVVGDDGPLAAMLVDLFGDQLPVALEDADDGLAVDESEDALVVLDDETIVARSPLSSLYDALLAINSDLFVTGAREVDEVVLPDALAALDDIRFRLRGYPLAHKEKLFLIVVSRWIERRALEAGGGTLRSSFQHLSRIDDEIGTRRVYERLGDADVSVHVYGVGDADPRPDVTVHTGTDEEYRRSWFVVFRPDESATDPAALVCLEDEPRVWDGFFTYDRERIAAIDDYINEAL; encoded by the coding sequence GTGACGATTCGATCGTTCATCGAGGCGCGCGGTCGACCGGACCGCCGTCTCGCGGTGGTCGGGGACGATGGCCCCCTCGCAGCGATGCTCGTAGATCTCTTCGGTGACCAGTTGCCGGTCGCTCTCGAGGATGCAGATGACGGTCTCGCAGTCGACGAGAGCGAAGACGCCCTCGTGGTGCTCGACGACGAGACGATAGTCGCGCGCTCGCCGCTGTCGTCGCTGTACGATGCGCTCCTCGCGATCAACTCGGACCTGTTCGTCACGGGTGCCCGCGAGGTCGACGAGGTCGTCCTCCCGGACGCGCTCGCCGCCCTCGACGACATACGGTTTCGTCTCCGCGGCTATCCCCTCGCCCACAAAGAGAAGCTCTTCTTGATCGTCGTCTCGCGTTGGATCGAACGGCGCGCGCTCGAGGCTGGCGGCGGGACCCTCCGAAGCTCCTTCCAACACCTCTCTCGGATCGACGACGAGATTGGGACGCGCCGCGTCTACGAACGGCTCGGTGACGCCGACGTCTCGGTTCACGTCTACGGTGTCGGCGACGCCGACCCCCGCCCCGACGTCACGGTCCACACCGGCACGGACGAGGAGTACCGACGCTCCTGGTTTGTCGTCTTCCGACCCGATGAGTCGGCCACAGATCCTGCGGCGCTCGTCTGCCTCGAAGACGAGCCCCGTGTCTGGGACGGATTTTTCACGTACGATCGCGAGCGAATCGCCGCCATCGACGACTACATCAACGAGGCGCTGTAG
- the twy1 gene encoding 4-demethylwyosine synthase TYW1 produces the protein MSDSDGGSRQVDSPDYHSEGHTAAQTCGWTANALRGEGRCYKNIYYGIESHRCIQMTPVVKCNERCVFCWRDHRGHAYELDEVEWDDPEAVVDASISLQKKLLSGFGGNEEVPRDAFEEAMEPRHVAISLDGEPSLYPYLPELIEAFHDRDITTFLVSNGTRPEVLRDCDPTQLYVSVDAPERHTFDQVVKAMEDDAWERLLETMDVLAAKDETRTVLRTTLLNGENMHHPDWYAGFYQQADPDFIELKAYMHVGHSRGRLDRETMPDHDEVVAFAEEVMSYMPGFTECKDVPASRVALLSKTKDTWVPKLKKGSDFWARDPVTGD, from the coding sequence ATGAGCGATTCCGACGGCGGGTCCCGGCAGGTCGACTCCCCCGACTACCATAGCGAGGGACACACCGCCGCACAGACCTGCGGCTGGACGGCCAACGCCCTACGCGGGGAGGGCCGGTGCTACAAGAACATCTACTACGGCATCGAATCACACCGCTGCATCCAGATGACGCCGGTCGTCAAGTGCAACGAACGCTGTGTCTTCTGCTGGCGCGACCACCGTGGCCACGCCTACGAGTTAGACGAGGTCGAGTGGGACGATCCCGAGGCCGTCGTCGACGCCTCGATCTCCCTCCAGAAGAAGCTGCTCTCGGGCTTTGGTGGCAACGAAGAGGTTCCCCGGGACGCCTTCGAGGAGGCGATGGAGCCCCGCCACGTCGCAATCAGCCTCGACGGCGAGCCGTCGCTGTACCCCTACTTGCCCGAACTCATCGAGGCCTTCCACGATCGGGACATCACGACCTTCCTCGTCTCGAACGGGACTCGGCCCGAGGTGCTGCGCGACTGTGATCCGACCCAGCTCTACGTCAGCGTCGACGCGCCCGAACGCCACACCTTCGATCAGGTCGTCAAGGCGATGGAAGACGACGCCTGGGAGCGCCTGCTGGAGACGATGGACGTCCTCGCCGCGAAAGACGAGACGCGGACCGTCCTGCGGACCACCCTGCTCAACGGGGAGAACATGCACCACCCCGACTGGTACGCCGGATTCTACCAGCAGGCCGACCCCGATTTCATCGAGCTCAAAGCCTACATGCACGTCGGCCACTCGCGGGGCCGACTCGACCGGGAGACGATGCCTGACCACGACGAGGTCGTCGCCTTCGCCGAAGAGGTCATGTCCTACATGCCCGGATTCACCGAGTGCAAGGACGTTCCCGCCTCCCGCGTCGCCTTACTCTCCAAGACGAAAGACACCTGGGTGCCGAAGCTGAAGAAGGGCAGCGATTTCTGGGCGCGCGATCCGGTGACGGGCGACTGA
- a CDS encoding HAD-IIB family hydrolase, whose amino-acid sequence MSDPPLILDVDGTLTRRDGWGIDPRVFDPLLAWDGPVVIATGKSAPYPVALCQFLGIPERVVAENGGVVYTGETMTITADAEAARAVAAAYREAGYDLGWEGADTINRWRETEIAVARDQPLAPLAAIADEHGLEVVDTGYAYHVKDPETSKGAGVRTIASHLEFDLDAAVAVGDSENDVSTFGAVGRSFAVGNADAAAREAADVVLPDAHAEGTLSVLEQVTGDGN is encoded by the coding sequence ATGTCCGACCCGCCGCTAATCTTGGACGTCGACGGGACGCTCACTCGCCGGGACGGGTGGGGGATCGATCCCCGCGTCTTCGATCCACTTCTCGCCTGGGACGGCCCGGTCGTCATTGCCACGGGAAAGTCGGCTCCCTACCCCGTTGCCCTCTGTCAGTTCCTCGGCATTCCCGAGCGCGTCGTCGCGGAGAACGGGGGCGTCGTCTACACGGGTGAGACGATGACGATCACCGCCGACGCCGAGGCCGCCCGCGCGGTCGCCGCGGCCTACCGAGAGGCGGGCTACGATCTCGGCTGGGAGGGTGCCGACACGATCAACCGCTGGCGCGAGACCGAAATTGCCGTCGCCCGCGACCAACCGCTCGCCCCGCTGGCGGCGATCGCCGACGAGCACGGCCTGGAGGTCGTCGACACCGGCTACGCCTACCACGTCAAAGATCCGGAGACGAGCAAGGGTGCGGGCGTTCGCACGATCGCGTCCCACCTCGAGTTCGACCTCGACGCCGCGGTTGCCGTCGGCGACTCTGAAAACGACGTCTCGACGTTCGGGGCCGTCGGGCGCTCCTTTGCAGTCGGAAACGCCGACGCGGCCGCTCGCGAGGCCGCAGACGTGGTCCTCCCCGACGCCCACGCCGAGGGGACGCTGTCGGTGTTAGAGCAGGTCACTGGGGACGGGAACTGA
- a CDS encoding universal stress protein: MYDQILYPTDGSAGAHAALEHAHNLAETYGATVHVLHVINDRHFGYEASGGSEEVRSGLMTSGSDDSQSGMLGGHGDGSLTGMMVDDPEEFRTAMRERAESVVESIAEQFEGVQTVPVVKVGKAHKAILDYAATHDVDIIVMGTHGRTGIDRYLLGSVTEKVVRMSDVPVVTVREAATEDEHRT; the protein is encoded by the coding sequence ATGTACGACCAAATCCTCTATCCAACGGACGGGAGCGCCGGCGCCCACGCCGCACTGGAGCACGCCCACAACCTGGCGGAGACGTACGGCGCCACCGTCCACGTGCTACACGTGATCAACGACCGACACTTCGGCTACGAGGCCAGCGGCGGCTCGGAAGAAGTTCGGTCCGGGCTGATGACCAGCGGGAGCGACGACTCACAGTCCGGGATGCTCGGCGGTCACGGCGACGGCTCCTTGACGGGAATGATGGTCGACGACCCCGAGGAGTTTCGCACCGCGATGCGAGAACGCGCCGAGAGTGTGGTCGAATCGATCGCTGAGCAGTTCGAGGGGGTCCAAACGGTTCCTGTAGTAAAAGTAGGAAAGGCACACAAAGCCATCCTCGACTACGCGGCGACACACGACGTGGACATCATCGTGATGGGAACCCACGGCCGGACGGGGATCGATCGCTACCTGCTCGGTAGCGTGACCGAGAAAGTGGTTCGGATGTCAGACGTTCCGGTCGTGACAGTGCGAGAAGCAGCCACTGAGGACGAACACCGAACGTAA